The Drosophila gunungcola strain Sukarami chromosome X unlocalized genomic scaffold, Dgunungcola_SK_2 000039F, whole genome shotgun sequence genomic sequence GGAGCGATGGCGCTGGTTCTGATCAAGGGAACCGTGGACATCGGAGGACCCGCAGTTGTGTGGCAGAGGGCCCAGGAAACGGCGCGATTGGAGAGGCCCAACTTCAGTGCGGACCTGACTGAGAGATATACGTTCTACTCCCTGGTTTTGGGCGGTGTGGCCCATTGGCTCAAGTCGAATGCGATCAGTCAGAACATGATCCAGAGATATTTATCGTTGCCAACGCTGCGAGATGCCCGGATTGCCATCTGGACCTTCATAGCCGGCGTTTTGGCCTTCCTCATGATATGTGGCTATACGGGGCTTCTGATTTATGCCACCTATGCGCAGTGTGATCCCCTGGAAACCAAATTGGCCCAGAGAAACGATCAGCTTTTGCCGCTGTTAGTGATGGATACATTGGGCGCATATCCGGGATTACCTGGAGTTTTTGTGGCCGGCGTCTTCAGTGCCGCCCTGTCATCGCTATCGACGGGATTGAACTCACTTTCGGCTGTGGTTCTGGAGGATTTTGTGAAGACCTTTCGCAAGGCTCCACTGAGCGAGGCCCAAACCGCTTTTGTGATGCGCAGTGTGGTCGTGGTATTTGGCATTATTTTCGTAGCCCTCGTCTTTGCCGTCGAGAAACTGGGGGCAGTGCTGCAACTGACCATCACCCTTTCGTCGGTGGCCAATGGACCGCTTCTGGGAATTTTCACCGCCGGCGTTATGCTGCCATGGGTTAATTCCAAGGGAGCACTGCTCGGCGGATTCACTTCACTGGTGGTTATGGCCTGGATGTGCGTGAGTGCCCAGCGGGATCTGGTCACCGGGGATCTGGTCTACAGGAGGAAGCCATACTCCACAATGGGCTGCAATTACACGTTCGCCGGTGAGCCGCGGGAGTTCGCCAGTCTGGCGTTCGATGATGACATCAGGTGAGAAAAAGCTTGTTTTTACTaaatatgcaaacaaaaaatctacAAAATTAATCAGTTAAATCcgaattttatgtattttatctAACTTTGTGTATCGAATCGgacctttaaaatttttttttttattttgagctAGAAAGTAGAACTACAGAATTCGCGTAgttttttgatattatttatattaattatccCTTAAAGCTTTATATTTCCTTATCTCAATATCTTTCTTATTACACTATCTATACACTTAGGTAACACAGAAAAATGCTGACGAATTCGCGAACTTTTCTTAATATCACTCTTTTTCAACCAACATTTTGAAACCAAATCAATTCTAAAGTCTATAAGTTTTTGATCAGTTCCAGCCCAAATGCTCCGTTCCAGCTGTACCGCATCTCGTATCTCTATTTCACGCTCTTCGGAGCGCTGACCACCATTATCGTGGCCCTGGTCACGAGTCTCCTGCTCCGGGAATCGGATCTGGACGGAGTGGACACCCGCCTGCTCACTCCATTTGTGAGGCGTTGGCTGGAGCGACGTCGCCACCGACGATCAGAGATTCCAGATCCTGGCCAAAAGGCCGGGAACAAACAGGAGACGAAAACGTGAAACGGGGATGATTATCCTGGTCCGGTGGCTAAGGGGATGGAGATGGAGAATGCTGACCGGCATCATCCTGGCAATGTTCCTTTTT encodes the following:
- the LOC128260796 gene encoding sodium-coupled monocarboxylate transporter 1, with protein sequence MHVEELRASLQSFGWQDYLVFCLMLAICAVIGIYFCLQLRRESRKQKKEGSEEAASSAASYLVGGRQMKIFPITMSLISSFISGITLLGTPTEVYLYGAQYMYIMGSLVLMGFCMYYFFLPVFHELNLISTYKYLEQRYNRSLRLFGSVMFIVASLLWLPIVIYVPAIAFNQATGVNIHIVTPIVCVVCIFYTCIGGLKAVVWTDVIQTIIMFGAMALVLIKGTVDIGGPAVVWQRAQETARLERPNFSADLTERYTFYSLVLGGVAHWLKSNAISQNMIQRYLSLPTLRDARIAIWTFIAGVLAFLMICGYTGLLIYATYAQCDPLETKLAQRNDQLLPLLVMDTLGAYPGLPGVFVAGVFSAALSSLSTGLNSLSAVVLEDFVKTFRKAPLSEAQTAFVMRSVVVVFGIIFVALVFAVEKLGAVLQLTITLSSVANGPLLGIFTAGVMLPWVNSKGALLGGFTSLVVMAWMCVSAQRDLVTGDLVYRRKPYSTMGCNYTFAGEPREFASLAFDDDISSSPNAPFQLYRISYLYFTLFGALTTIIVALVTSLLLRESDLDGVDTRLLTPFVRRWLERRRHRRSEIPDPGQKAGNKQETKT